GATGAAATCTATCAAAAATAAATTAAAGATTAAAAAACACAAATAACTCTCTTGAAATAAAAGTAAAATAATGGTATAATCAAAATTGAGATTATAAAAAGTAAATAAAAAAGAGCCGCAGGGGAGCTACTAATCCGTAGCTGAGAGTGAGGCGGAAGCCTCTGACCCTTACAACTTGATCTGGTTAATACCAGCGAAAGGAGCGGAGCAGAGATAAAAATAAAAATCAATCTCCTGCTTCGTGCAGGAGATTTTTCTATATCAGGAGGTGATATCTTGAGATTATATATAAACGGTAAAGTAAAAGAGTGTAAAAGCAGTACATTAAAAGAATTACTCGAAGAACTTTCTTTCAGTAACAAATCTGTTGTTGTAGTAA
This DNA window, taken from Marinitoga sp. 38H-ov, encodes the following:
- the thiS gene encoding sulfur carrier protein ThiS; its protein translation is MRLYINGKVKECKSSTLKELLEELSFSNKSVVVVKNGEIIPIKNYSEHHLSENDKIEIITVVGGG